The following nucleotide sequence is from candidate division WWE3 bacterium.
GGAGTCGGTGTATTTTAAATTAAATCTTTTGGGTAGTTGGAAATCCAACTGAATAGTGCCTGTTTGCCACTCACGGCCCATACAATCTTTCATTAAGATGTCACATTTAGGTCCATAAAAAGCACCCTCACCTTTACCAATAAAGTATTCAAACCCAGATGATTCAAGTATTTTTTTAAGATATTCTTCCGCTTTATGCCAAGTGTCCATATCTCCCATGAAATCATCAGGTGACGTACCTAAACGAATTTTGAATTTAATATCAAAGATTTCGTAAAAGTACTTTAAAATTTCGAAAACACGCTTATACTCTTCTTCAATCTGATCTTCGGTGACAAAAATATGGGCGTCATCTTGACTAAATTCTGATACCCGCAAAAGACCAGATAGTTGACCGGATTTTTCGTGGCGGTGCAGCGTGTCACAGTCGGAGAACCTTAGTGGCAATTCTCTGTAGCTATGGTTAGTGTGGTTAAACATCGTCATCGCATTGGGACAATTCATCGGTTTTAGACAAAAAACGCCCTCGTCACCCATGTCGGCAATAAACATATTTTCTCGGTAGTGCTCCCAGTGACCAGATGTTTCATATAGGCTTTTTTTATTTAGAAGCGGAGTTTTAGTTTCTAAGTAGCCGCGTTTTAAATGCTCTTTGCGCCAGAAATCTAACAACTCGTTTATCATAATGGTACCGTTGGGTAACCAATACGGCATACCGGGGGCGGTTTCGTCTATAAAAAATATTCCCAAAGCCTGACCTAATTTGCGGTGATCTCTTTTTTTAGCTTCCTCGATCATCTTCAAATAATTTTCCAATTCCTCTTTTGTTCCAAAAGCGGTGCCGTAAATGCGAGTGAGCATTTTGTTTTTCTCGTCACCGTGCCAATAGGCTCCAGCAATCGAAAGTAATTTAAAAGCCTTAACTTTGGCAGTGTAGTTAACGTGGGGGCCGGCGCATAGATCAACGAACTGATCACCGGTCGCATAGGTCGTGATGATTTCACTGCGGTCTTTGATAGACTCTAACCACTCTTTTTTGTATGGATTGTTACTAAAGAGTTTCTTAGCCTCGTCCAGTGAGACTTCGTTTCGTGTTAGCGGCAGGTTTTCTTTGACGATTTTAGCCATTTCCGACTCTATCTTCGGAAAGTCTTCTTCACTGACTTTAAAGCCGTTTCGGGGCTCAAAATCAAAATAGAAGCCATCATCTGTTGCCGGCCCCATGGCCATGTAAAAAACATCCGGACCAAAAAGCCGAATCATGGCTTGGGTCAAAATATGTTCGGCACTATGTCTAATTTTTAAAAGATTTTCTGTATCCACAAATGGAAGTATAGAGTATTAAAAGCTAATTTTAAAGTCGATTGCTGGAAGTTCCACGTTAAACCAGGAATCGGAGTCTTTAATTTCAGCCGACAGGGTAGCCGTGCGGTCAATTTCATTGGTCACTAGAACTTTATAAGTATCTATTTGAGAAGTAATCGGCTTTGTAACGATTTTCACTGTACTGGCCGATTGTTCAGGTTTTGGAATATTAACTCTAGTTAGTAATAGGGTTAGTAAGCTTAAAGCAACGGCCAGTAAAAAAGTAACCACCACGTACATTATAATTTTTGGAGCCGGTTTTTTCTTAATCATTTTTAAGCCTTCCTAAAATCTCGATAATATTGGCGGTATTTTCTGATAAGTTTTGGTGTAAAGTTTTTAGGTCTTCGTTGATATGACTTAGCGTGCTTTTGGGATCTTTTACCGCTCTGGTATTATTTTTATAATCATCCAGATTTTTAAGTAACCCCGCGGCCAAATTTCGACTAGCCGTGATTGAGACATCAGTATCACTAATCCAACCACCAATTAACTTTTTAGTTGCTTCTCCCAGAGCGGTATTATTATTTACTAAACTTTTAGTGTCACTATAAATTATTGTTACCTGTTCCAAAAAAACGCTGTAATCACTGCTGGCAATTAAAGTTTTAATAAATGGGATTTGGGTTAAAGTCTTGTTGCGATAGTGATCGTCAATGTCCATCCCTACCGCCGAAATTTGAGCGGTTGTTTCGGCGTTGTAAAGGGTTGATTTTTGACTATCATAGTAAGCTTTTTCGGTTCGATAATAGTCAACAATAATTTGTTTATCGGAGCTGGATAGTGAATTCGCGGAGTTAGCCTTTTCGATTATCAAATCTAAATAACCATTAGCGATATCTACTTGAGTAAGTTCAAAGTTACGGGCGGCAGTTATGGCGGCACTTTCCGAGGTTAAAGTTTTAAAATCTTGATTCTTTTTTTTGGCGGCCAGCCAACTATCACGAGCGGTGCGGTAAGCGTCAACGCGCGACAAATAGGTCTGCTCGGCCTTTTGGTAAGCTTCCGATTGGGCTAAAACAGGAGTAGCAATAAAAAAGAGGGCAGAGGTCAAAAATAAGCCTAAAAATGCAGGGCGAAGCTTCATTCAGCTAGAATGATAGCAGATTTGGAAAGTGAAAGCAGTTTAGAACTTACTTTAGAGCCCTAATTTTGTCACTAAGAACACACAGTGCGCTTTTCGTATCGTGGATCAAATCATAGTTTAAGGCTTCTTTTACAGTGAGCCATTTAAAATCCCGGTGCTCATTTGAAATCAAAACATCTCCTCCGATGCTTCTAACTAATCCTATTAATATGATATATGGTAAGCCTTTGTATTTTCCAGAAGAAATTATTTCACTATGAAAGTATGCCATTTTATCAACAGGGACAACGACCAAACCAGTTTCTTCAAGAATCTCCCTTTCTAAAGCTATTGAAATATCTTGTCCGGCATCGAGCTTTCCACCTGGCAGCTCCCATTTATTTGGCATGTATGTGTCATTGGCGGCTCTTTGGATGATAAGAATTTTACCGTCTTTTCTTAAAACGACGGCTCTGTTTACAAGGACAACTTGAGGACGAAGGGCTCTATCAGATTTAGTTTTCATATCTTTTCTGGATTCCGGGTCAAGCCCGGAATGACGTATGAAGTGGTGGGCGATACAGGACTCGAACCTGTGACCTTCACAATGTCAATGTGACGCTCTAACCAACTGAGCTAACCGCCCGTAACCAGCCCTCATTCTAGCACTAGTATATATTTTTTGAATAGTTTATTGGGGTTTATTTGAGGATTTTGTCGATTAAACCGTATTCCTTGGCGGCATCACTGGTCATGTAGTAGTCGCGATCGGCATCTTTAAGAATTTGGGCTTTAGACTTCCCGGAATTGGTCGACAAAATATTAATTAGTAGATCTTTGAGTCTTAGAATTTCCCGAGCACTAATTTCTATATCGGTCGCCTGCCCTTGGGCTCCGCCAAGTGGCTGATGCATATGAACCATGGTGTTGGGGAGGGCAAATCTCTTTCCTTTGGCACCGGACGAAAGAATTAGTGAGCCCATTGATGCCGCTACCCCAATTGCGATTGTTGAAACATCACAGGAAAGGGATCTCATCGTGTCGTAAATAGCCAGTCCGGCGTAAACCTCACCGCCTGGCGTGTTTAAATACATTTTAATGTCGGCTTTAGGATTTTCGGCTTGCAGAAATAATAACTGGGCGATGACCGTGTTGGCCATGGTGTCGGAAATGGGTCCGCCTACAAAAACAATCCGGTCTTTTAATAACCGGCTATAAATATCGTAGGCCCGCTCGTACCCTCCGGGCTCTTTTTCAATTACTGTTGGGACTAACACTTCCATAAATGAGTTCCATAACTTTGTTGCGCTTTAGAACCTCTTTAATATACCATTTTTGCTCGTCATTTTGAAGCGAGGCTCTTAAACTTTCGTCCGGTGTCGCATTGATGGCGGCCTTTATATCATCTTCGGTGACTTCAATTTTCTCCATGTCAGCTAGCTTATCTAAAATAAAACTTAACCGTAAACTCTTCTCAGCTCGTTCTTTGTATTCTTCTTTAAGCTTATCAATAGTCTTATTTTGGGAAGTGGCATAGGCATCCACTGTTATTCCCAGCTTCTCAATTTGATTAAGCAATCGCCCCAAGGCCCTGTTTGTTTCTTCTTCCACTGCCAGATCCGAAATTTCTAAAACCGCGAAATCCACTATTTTGGCTACCGCATCGTCTTTAGATTTAGAATCCTTAAGAGCCGTTCTCCAGTCTCCAATTGTAACTTCGGGCCGAACGGCTACTTCAACGGATAATTCCGCGTCCATACCCACCTCAAACTTGACAATTTTAATTCTGGGTTCAGCGATAATTATGGTTACACTGGCCTTTTGGATTTCACTCAAAACATTCGGCAGTAAATGGTTTAGCATTTCGGAAAGGACTTTTTCCTCGTCTATTTTGCTTTCCACGATAGCATTCGGCGCGTGACCTTTGCGAAAGCCGTCGACTTTAGAGTTCCCGGCAATCTCTTTAATTACGTGGGCTCTGTTTTCGGCTAGCACTTCGGATGGAATAGTTACAGTAAATTTTAAGGTATTTTTAGGTAGCGTTTCTTTGGAAATATTCATACTACAGTTCAAAATCGGAATCGTTGGTTTGGCCGTAAGAGCTACCATCTTCTTGATAGCTATCAGGAGTTTTCATTTTTAATAAATCGCCCTCTTCTAAATCAGCCCCGCATTCCGGGCAAATATAGCGATGCGTCTCTTCGTCAAAAGTGCCATGCCCACTGTAACCACAACTGGTACAGGCAAAGCCGTCTTTCTCGTCTTTTTTAGCGACAAATTTAACCTTATTTTTAATCTGAGTTTTTACTTCTTTAGGCATAGCAGAAGTTTTTTACCATAAGCGCTGTTTTTTAGCAACTATCAAATACTAATCAATAACTTTACTGGGAATAATAGCCTTTAAATCAGATTTTCCAAAAGGGCTTTGTAGCAGTGTTTTACGGGCTGCTTCTAATTTATTAACCAGCCCGGCTTTTAGGTCAATCGGTGCCGATCCCACTAAATTACTTTGGGTCTTGGTAACCACTGCGAAGGCTTCGTTTAGATTCTTTCGATCTGCCTCCGGTAAAGTATTGTAAGAACTACTAATAGCGGTCAATTCTGAGGAAGTATTATTTATTAGATTTTCCAAAGTTGTTTGAATTTCTGAAGTTTTCGGTAATTTACCGGAGTCCGCAATAGCCTTTTGATATTCGTTTAGATATTTAGATAATTGCTGCTTACCCGATTCCACTTGGCCGCTTTTAATTAAAGTATCCGCTTCTGCCAGTCTTCTTTGAGCAAAATTGGCCATTTTTTCGATTTTCTTTGCCGGATCTAAAGTGAAAAATAAAGTTAGTTGCTCCCGAATATTCTCCACGAAGTAAAAAGGGCTGCCCGGCATAAGGCTTGGTTTGGCTAGAACCTCAGAACTGGTCGCAGCAAAGGCCGGTGTCACGAAGATGACGGTGGACACTGCGATGACAATAACCAAAAGAGACTTCATAACTTAATCATGCGACACTAAATATTTTTGTCAAGCTCTATTCGTATCTCAAGGCTACAATCGGGTCTTTGCGAGCGGCGGAAATTGCCGGAGCGGTGCCAAAAACAATCCCAATTGCCGCGGAAACTCCGGCCGCTAGAGCAATTGATCCCAGGCTTACAGAGGTTTTAATAAAGTTATTAATAATAGCAGAGCCACCAGCTCCCAACAGAATTCCGATTAGACCGCCAAAAAGACTCAAAATAATCGCTTCCAACATAAATTGCAAAAGAATCGCGGCAGGCTTGGCGCCAACCGCTTTGCGCAGGCCTATTTCGCGAGTCCTTTCGGTCACTGAGACTAGCATGATGTTCATAATACCAATGCCTCCAACTACTAAAGAAATAGCGGCAATGCCCCCGAGAGCCGCCGTTACAGCTCCCAGAATTGAGTTAACCGAAGTTAAAAGTTGTTCTTGAGTAAAAATAGAGAAATCATTTTCACTGTCGAGCCGTCGTCCAAGGACCCTCTTAATATCTTCAGCCGCTCGCTGCGCCCCGTATTCCGGCTTGGCCTGGAGCATTATTTCCGCGTAATTAGTAAATCCAAACTGCTTTTGAAAGGCTTCATCGGGAATCATCGCAATGGAATCGGAATTACCGCCAAAACCGGTTCCGCCCTGCCTTTCAAAAACGCCAATAACTTTATACGTTCTACCCTCAATAGTAATATCGTGATCAAGAGGACTTACATTATTTCCAAACAAATCTATTCGGGCTTGATCACCAATTACTACCACTCGACTGCCAATTGAAGCCTGTCCGCTGCTAAAAAAACGACCCTGTGAAATTTTATGATTGGAAGCAATACTCAGAAGTTTAGCGCTCACTCCTTGTATTTGGCTAACATATATTTTTTGATTCCTGTATTTAAGAACTCCTGGCGAGAAATGGACTCCCATAACTTCAGCAACTGCCGGTGATCGAGTAATTAAATCTAGCGCCTGTTGATTTAATTTACTGGCCGCAAAAGCGGGAGCACCGCCGGATGAAAACGAAACTTTTCCGGGAAGCACGGTCACTAAATTAGAACCTAGCGTGTCCAGTTGTCCGGTAATATAGCCTTGTAAACCACTCCCGATCGATACCAGAAGTATCACCGAAGCGACGCCGATGATAATGCCGAGCATAGTTAAGGCCGCTCGAACTTTGTTGTGAGCGATTGCTTTAAGTGAAACCTTTAAAATTTCTAGTAAGTCCATATATAATCTTGTCATTCCGGGCTTGACCCGGAATCCAGTAACAGATTAAATTAAATCGTTTACTGGATTCTGAATCAAGTTCAGAATGACGGGTTAGTTGACTATTTTTCCATCTTGAATATGTATAATGCGTTGCGCTTGGCGGGCCACTTCTTCGTCATGCGTTACGATGATGATCGTTCGGCCCTTGGCGTTTAAATTTTTAAAAATTGTCATCACTTCTTCACCGGCTTTACTGTCTAAATTTCCAGTCGGTTCGTCGGCCAAAATTAGTGACGGATTGGTCACCAATGCTCGAGCAATAGCGACACGTTGTTGCTGGCCACCACTGAGTTGGCTGGGCTTGTTATGTAATTTATCGGCTAGTCCTACCTCCGTCAACGCCTCTTTAGCCATCTCGTTCCGTTTTTTTGACTTTATACCGGCGTAAATTAAAGGCAGTTCCA
It contains:
- the thrS gene encoding threonine--tRNA ligase, with the translated sequence MDTENLLKIRHSAEHILTQAMIRLFGPDVFYMAMGPATDDGFYFDFEPRNGFKVSEEDFPKIESEMAKIVKENLPLTRNEVSLDEAKKLFSNNPYKKEWLESIKDRSEIITTYATGDQFVDLCAGPHVNYTAKVKAFKLLSIAGAYWHGDEKNKMLTRIYGTAFGTKEELENYLKMIEEAKKRDHRKLGQALGIFFIDETAPGMPYWLPNGTIMINELLDFWRKEHLKRGYLETKTPLLNKKSLYETSGHWEHYRENMFIADMGDEGVFCLKPMNCPNAMTMFNHTNHSYRELPLRFSDCDTLHRHEKSGQLSGLLRVSEFSQDDAHIFVTEDQIEEEYKRVFEILKYFYEIFDIKFKIRLGTSPDDFMGDMDTWHKAEEYLKKILESSGFEYFIGKGEGAFYGPKCDILMKDCMGREWQTGTIQLDFQLPKRFNLKYTDSTGQEKTPVVIHRVIYGSLERFMGILIEHFAGAFPVWISPVQAVVVPITDRQQEYCEKLAVELKSAGIRVTVDGRSETMQAKVRDAQLQKIPYILVVGDKETASSELTAAVRLRTGENLGAKPIAEIKAKIADIILTKSLKLW
- a CDS encoding NUDIX domain-containing protein; translation: MKTKSDRALRPQVVLVNRAVVLRKDGKILIIQRAANDTYMPNKWELPGGKLDAGQDISIALEREILEETGLVVVPVDKMAYFHSEIISSGKYKGLPYIILIGLVRSIGGDVLISNEHRDFKWLTVKEALNYDLIHDTKSALCVLSDKIRALK
- a CDS encoding ATP-dependent Clp protease proteolytic subunit, which produces MEVLVPTVIEKEPGGYERAYDIYSRLLKDRIVFVGGPISDTMANTVIAQLLFLQAENPKADIKMYLNTPGGEVYAGLAIYDTMRSLSCDVSTIAIGVAASMGSLILSSGAKGKRFALPNTMVHMHQPLGGAQGQATDIEISAREILRLKDLLINILSTNSGKSKAQILKDADRDYYMTSDAAKEYGLIDKILK
- a CDS encoding trigger factor is translated as MNISKETLPKNTLKFTVTIPSEVLAENRAHVIKEIAGNSKVDGFRKGHAPNAIVESKIDEEKVLSEMLNHLLPNVLSEIQKASVTIIIAEPRIKIVKFEVGMDAELSVEVAVRPEVTIGDWRTALKDSKSKDDAVAKIVDFAVLEISDLAVEEETNRALGRLLNQIEKLGITVDAYATSQNKTIDKLKEEYKERAEKSLRLSFILDKLADMEKIEVTEDDIKAAINATPDESLRASLQNDEQKWYIKEVLKRNKVMELIYGSVSPNSN
- a CDS encoding DUF5667 domain-containing protein; translation: MKSLLVIVIAVSTVIFVTPAFAATSSEVLAKPSLMPGSPFYFVENIREQLTLFFTLDPAKKIEKMANFAQRRLAEADTLIKSGQVESGKQQLSKYLNEYQKAIADSGKLPKTSEIQTTLENLINNTSSELTAISSSYNTLPEADRKNLNEAFAVVTKTQSNLVGSAPIDLKAGLVNKLEAARKTLLQSPFGKSDLKAIIPSKVID
- a CDS encoding ABC transporter permease codes for the protein MDLLEILKVSLKAIAHNKVRAALTMLGIIIGVASVILLVSIGSGLQGYITGQLDTLGSNLVTVLPGKVSFSSGGAPAFAASKLNQQALDLITRSPAVAEVMGVHFSPGVLKYRNQKIYVSQIQGVSAKLLSIASNHKISQGRFFSSGQASIGSRVVVIGDQARIDLFGNNVSPLDHDITIEGRTYKVIGVFERQGGTGFGGNSDSIAMIPDEAFQKQFGFTNYAEIMLQAKPEYGAQRAAEDIKRVLGRRLDSENDFSIFTQEQLLTSVNSILGAVTAALGGIAAISLVVGGIGIMNIMLVSVTERTREIGLRKAVGAKPAAILLQFMLEAIILSLFGGLIGILLGAGGSAIINNFIKTSVSLGSIALAAGVSAAIGIVFGTAPAISAARKDPIVALRYE
- a CDS encoding ABC transporter ATP-binding protein, with translation MVKVTNLNKTYILDEVELRVLKDINLTINAGEMVAIMGKSGSGKSTLMHIIGCLDKPSSGEIFINKQNTAKLSEDKLAEVRNKEIGFVFQAFNLLSRTSSIDNVELPLIYAGIKSKKRNEMAKEALTEVGLADKLHNKPSQLSGGQQQRVAIARALVTNPSLILADEPTGNLDSKAGEEVMTIFKNLNAKGRTIIIVTHDEEVARQAQRIIHIQDGKIVN